In Tachysurus fulvidraco isolate hzauxx_2018 chromosome 1, HZAU_PFXX_2.0, whole genome shotgun sequence, a single window of DNA contains:
- the si:ch211-188c16.1 gene encoding uncharacterized protein si:ch211-188c16.1 codes for MKRKSKMEAAIDFKSLRAKFQEGSHMKDRPVVLDKPKRLPPITIRSSSLPISALEENSPATLPFNLRDDQKMLSGKRPSVVQSSFFPPDANGVGCGVSRRSLKDRHLPLVLPTFSSSSYNPKQEASAPTKLVTSPIKCKKKAMPTPFKPAKFTKSIKDILENAEHPVHGKSDRYTVENGFSHQNGGSNSGSSCPSPEYPSTPSPTSEDSSSVGSVPHVLSTLERAKKKFSPKNLLVYTRPKSFYSSKGLSESPPLPPPPVEYENLQCDAESLSLRSGHQPTNSPTFTARCLPQPNGIHQRPGPVLHLNGDMKPVWPGVHVPPLIKALPDITSMGSLPKKPPRPPHVDLSTYRTHELENITENAPMTLAPCSEAVDAENPPTPTPPPPQFDAPHFLEFASSVLEAFNTNEINLAALEMEPTDITAPLSGPEEENYSSRHNIVNQNHGTGPQDLGDAYLQRSSLGYVADSQSVSACDSPQQEAVTAETSMTVPHNILTNSHVSNEVPSEPSITQRDDHYEVGDNVYEEVELISKFNFGQNSRKRKGAPKNPYAESMAKEEAGKSVCHVQQGVSVTSEPSGVTPAVWDSGASVRKERWSPDHHDEKEARKREKQRLEREKKEQKKENEMKKKFKITGQEEPMYHARVLLASKLRKHDLQVKSGDTVSIIRTTNCPKGKWLARDSQNKYGYISVMNVELNMKEMLELGKRASQAIGRGHGEADTLSLSSRSSQYNPVLTSSFTDDSEEWTPDDEETLSHFADNSCPNRAVSLPDMFNALGSDQHAPNADSVEDIPSQVNHEALQKLAVFFQNTRDDLNTVAEIPDPLSTSINAPGLPCDMDEPPYVEEDQYSFTDVELLPPPELYADYA; via the exons ATGAAGAGAAAAAGCAAAATG GAGGCTGCCATTGATTTCAAATCCCTCAGGGCCAAGTTTCAGGAGGGGAGCCATATGAAAGACCGGCCTGTAGTTCTGGATAAACCAAAACGTTTGCCACCTATAACAATTCGTTCCAGTTCTTTACCTATTTCCGCATTAGAGGAAAATAGTCCAGCCACCCTACCCTTCAACTTAAGAGATGACCAAAAGATGCTCTCTGGCAAACGACCCAGTGTTGTGCagtcttctttttttccacCAGATGCAAACGGTGTTGGATGTGGAGTTTCGAGACGCTCACTCAAAGATCGCCACTTGCCTCTTGTGCTGCCCacattttcttcctcttcttacAATCCAAAGCAAGAGGCCAGTGCTCCTACCAAGCTGGTCACGTCACCGATCAAGTGCAAAAAGAAGGCCATGCCGACACCATTCAAGCCTGCCAAGTTTACTAAGTCAATTAAGGACATTTTGGAAAATGCCGAACATCCTGTACACGGTAAGTCTGATCGGTACACTGTGGAGAATGGATTCAGCCATCAAAATGGGGGGTCAAACTCGGGTTCTTCCTGTCCGAGCCCAGAGTATCCATCTACGCCTTCGCCTACATCTGAAGATTCATCCAGTGTAGGAAGTGTTCCTCATGTCCTTAGCACTCTGGAGAGAGCCAAGAAAAAGTTCTCACCCAAGAATCTCCTGGTCTATACCCGACCCAAGAGCTTCTACTCCAGTAAAGGACTGTCGGAGagccctcctcttcctcctcctcctgtagAGTATGAAAACCTTCAGTGTGATGCAGAATCTTTATCTCTCAGGTCAGGACATCAACCTACTAACTCCCCAACATTCACTGCCCGATGTCTACCACAACCCAACGGTATACACCAGA gaCCAGGACCTGTTTTGCACCTAAATGGTGATATGAAGCCTGTATGGCCTGGTGTCCATGTCCCTCCTCTTATTAAAGCTTTGCCAGACATAACTTCAATGGGGTCCCTGCCCAAGAAACCACCAAGACCACCACATGTTGATTTGAGCACTTATAGGACCCATGAGCTGGAAAACATAACTGAAAATGCCCCCATGA CACTGGCTCCTTGTTCTGAAGCTGTGGATGCTGAGAATCCACCAACACCAACGCCTCCACCTCCTCAGTTTGATGCTCCTCACTTCCTGGAGTTTGCCAGTTCTGTATTAGAAGCTTTTAACACCAACGAAATAAATCTTGCTGCTCTGGAGATGGAGCCTACAGACATCACTGCCCCGCTATCTGGACCAGAAGAGGAGAATTATAGCAGTCGTCACAACATTGTGAACCAGAATCATGGTACAGGTCCTCAGGACCTGGGAGATGCTTATCTACAGAGATCCAGTTTAGGATATGTGGCTGATTCCCAGTCAGTCTCAGCATGTGACTCTCCTCAACAGGAAGCTGTAACTGCTGAGACATCGATGACTGTTCCTCATAACATACTGACCAATTCCCATGTCAGCAATGAAGTTCCGTCTGAACCAAG catCACGCAGAGGGACGATCATTACGAAGTCGGTGATAATGTCTACGAAGAGGTGGAGTTGATCAGCAAATtcaattttggacaaaactctCGCAAACGGAAAGGTGCTCCAAAGA ATCCCTATGCAGAGTCAATGGCT AAGGAGGAAGCGGGCAAGAGTGTGTGCCATGTCCAACAGGG GGTTAGTGTGACTTCTGAACCCAGTGGTGTGACCCCTGCTGTCTGGGACAG TGGTGCATCAGTCAGGAAGGAGCGCTGGAGCCCTGACCACCATGACGAGAAAGAGGCTcggaagagagagaagcagcGTCTGGAGCGAGAGAAGAAAGAGCAGAAAAAGGAAAACGAGATGAAAAAGAAGTTTAAA ATCACCGGACAGGAGGAGCCCATGTATCATGCTCGCGTGTTGCTGGCCAGCAAACTGCGCAAACACGACCTGCAGGTGAAGAGCGGAGACACGGTCAGCATCATCCGCACCACCAACTGCCCCAAGGGCAAATGGCTGGCCAGGGACTCGCAGAACAAGT atggttATATTTCAGTGATGAATGTGGAGTTGAATATGAAGGAGATGTTGGAGTTGGGGAAGCGAGCCTCACAGGCTATCGGGAGAGGACACGGCGAGGCAGACACTCTCAGTCTCAGCAGCAG GTCATCGCAATACAACCCGGTTCTCACAAGCAGCT TCACTGATGACAGTGAGGAGTGGACCCCTGATGATGAAGAAACCCTGTCTCATTTTGCGGATAACTC GTGTCCAAACAGAGCGGTCTCGTTGCCTGACATGT TTAACGCCTTGGGCAGTGACCAGCATGCTCCGAATGCAGACAGTGTGGAGGACATCCCCTCACA agTGAATCATGAAGCTCTCCAGAAGCTTGCAGTTTTCTTCCAGAACACCAGAGATGATCTGAACACTGTGGCAGAAATCCCTGACCCCCTTTCTACAAG CATTAACGCTCCAG GTTTGCCGTGTGACATGGACGAGCCTccgtatgt CGAAGAGGACCAGTACAGTTTCACAGACGTCGAGCTGCTGCCTCCTCCTGAACTCTACGCCGACTACGCATGA
- the LOC113648480 gene encoding phospholipid phosphatase 3-like, producing the protein MQRLLCEKVMASESRNPSGEGKDTSRRKVLVFLDLFCLFMAGLPFLIIESSAVRPYHRGFYCGDDSINYPAKDGETISDGVLSAVGTLIVILSITIGESYRIHFLHEGSNAFVRNPYISALYKQVGVFLFGCAISQSFTDIAKVSVGRLRPHFLDVCKPDFSKINCSMGYITEYMCTGEDSRVQEARKSFFSGHASFSMYTMLYLALYLQSRFTWEGARLLRPLVQFTLLMMAFYTGLSRVSDHKHHPTDVLAGFVQGALVAYCVAFYVSDLFRSKDRGSSLPPTPIKKELLPTVERNNHLTLA; encoded by the exons ATGCAGCGGTTACTGTGTGAGAAAGTGATGGCTTCTGAGAGCAGGAACCCCAGCGGTGAGGGGAAAGACACCAGCCGGAGGAAAGTCCTCGTCTTCCTAGATCTCTTCTGCCTCTTCATGG CCGGTCTGCCGTTCCTGATCATCGAATCCAGCGCCGTGCGGCCGTACCACCGTGGCTTCTACTGTGGCGATGACTCTATAAACTACCCAGCCAAAGATGGAGAGACCATCAGTGATGGGGTTTTATCGGCTGTGGGCACACTCATCGTCATCCTCTCG ATCACGATAGGCGAGAGCTATCGGATCCACTTCCTCCACGAGGGCTCCAACGCATTCGTCAGGAACCCCTACATCTCAGCCCTCTACAAACAGGTCGGGGTTTTCCTCTTTGGCTGTGCCATCAGCCAGTCCTTCACCGACATCGCCAAGGTGTCAGTGGGTCGTCTGCGTCCTCACTTTCTGGACGTGTGCAAGCCGGATTTCTCCAAGATTAACTGCTCGATGGGATACATCACCGAGTACATGTGCACCGGAGAGGACAGCAGGGTTCAAGAGGCCAG GAAGTCCTTTTTCTCAGGCCATGCTTCTTTCTCCATGTACACCATGCTTTATTTAGCT CTCTACCTGCAGTCGAGGTTTACCTGGGAAGGAGCGAGGCTGCTACGACCTCTGGTGCAGTTCACGCTCCTCATGATGGCCTTCTACACTGGTTTATCACGGGTTTCTGACCACAAGCACCATCCCACTGATGTGCTGGCTGGTTTTGTGCAAGGAGCCCTGGTGGCCTACTGCGtt GCTTTCTATGTGTCTGACCTCTTCAGGTCAAAGGACAGAGGTTCATCCCTTCCACCAACCCCTATAAAGAAAGAGCTTCTCCCAACTGTGGAACGAAACAACCACCTCACTTTAGCATGA